One Deltaproteobacteria bacterium genomic window, AACCTTACCGTCATTGAAGATGCGGCCCATGCCGTCGGCACGTATTATAAAGGAGTTCACGCGGGAGGATTCGGCCATATCGCCATTTTTTCTTTTCACCCGATAAAAAATATCACCAGCGGCGAAGGCGGCATGATTACGCACAGTGATGAAAAACTGGAAAAACAATTGAGACTTTTAAGATTTCACGGTATCGAAAGGGACGCATGGAAGCGTTACGGGAAAGGGGGAAACCCGGAATATGACATTCATCAACCGGGATTCAAATATAATCTTCCCGACATGCAGGCGGCCCTCGGACTTGCCCAACTGTCGAGATTAAATGAAATTAATTGCAGGAGAGCCGAGATTGCCGCACTTTACAGGGGAGGGCTGAAAGATACAGCGGGTCTCGAGTTACCCGGAATACCGGAATATCCGCATGTTCATGCATGGCACCTGTTCATCATAAAGGTTCTGTCCATGGATCGGGGTCTCTTTATGGAAAAGCTGTCTGAGTATAATATTGGTTACGGTCTTCATTTCCCCGCCTGCCACCTCTTACAGTATATCAAAAATCAGTTCGGGAATGGGGAGGGCATGCTTCCGGAAACGGAGCACGCCGCAGGTAAGATCATATCACTGCCTCTGTTTCCGGACATGGCGGATGATGATGTATCCTACGTTTGTGAAGCGATAAAGGAAATATTGAAAAGTTAGTTTTCGGAAAGCGGCCTGAACCGGGCAAGAAATATACAAGAATAAGGAAAATCTCATGAGTTCACAACCGATGATTTCTTTGGTCATTCCAGTCTATAATGAGGAAAAGAACCTGCATGCATTGATGGAACGTATCCGGCCGGTCATGCAAAACATGGGCAAGCCCTATGAGATAATTCTGATCGATGACGGGAGCCGGGATGATTCTCTCTCGATATTGAAAAGCTTCAGCACCCAGCCCGAGGTGAAAGTTGTAGAGCTTGTGCGAAATTACGGACAACATGCGGCGATCCTCGCCGGGTTTTCAATCGTCAGGGGCGATATCACAATCACGTTAGATGCGGATCTTCAGAACCCTCCGGAAGAGATACCGAAGCTTGTGAAGGAGATGGAAGACGGCAACTACGATGTAGTAGGTACGATAAGAAAAAGTCGCAAGGACTCCCTATTCAGGATACTGCCCTCGAAGCTTATAAATATCGTTACAAGAAGGATCACGAAGGTCAGGATGACCGACTGGGGATGCATGCTGCGGGCCTACCGGCGCCCTGTAGTCGAGCGCATGATTGCCTGTCACGAGCACGCAACATTCATCCCTGCGTTGGCGACCTTTTTCGGGAAGCGTGTGACGGAAATTGAGGTTGCCCATGAAGAACGATATGGGGGAAAAACGAACTATTCCTTGCGAAAACTCATCAATCTTCAGTTTGACCTCATCTCATCATTCTCTGATCTTCCCATGAAGCTCCTCATGTATGGAGGCATCGGGATGGCTTTGGGGGGTGTTTGCTTCGGTATCTTGCTTGCTGTTGCCAGACTGTTGTATGGCGCCCTGTGGGCTGCTCAGGGTGTTTTTACACTCTTTGCGATTTTGTTTGTTTTTGTGGGCCTGCAGTTTTTTGCCTTTGGCATCATAGGGGAATATATTGGCCGGATTTACAGAGAAGTGAGAAAGAGACCGGAGTACGTTATCGAAAAGGTCCATTCGTCGGAGAATGCAAAGGATATGCAGTGAGGGCCGTTGTATTTGCTTACCATAATATGGGTATTTGCGGACTTGAAGCCCTGCAACGCGCGGGTTTTACGATAGCAGCCATTTTTTCCCATAAAGACGACCCCGGAGAAAATTGCTGGTTCGATTCGGTTGTCGAATGGGCGAAGAAGAATCATATCGATGTATTCTGCCCGGATAATGTGAACGTACCTGAGTGGATTCGACAAGTTTCCCGTCTTGCTCCCGATGTGATCTTTTCCTTTTATTACCGGAGTATGCTCAGTCGGGATATCTTAACCATACCAGCATCAGGGGCATACAATCTTCATGGCTCGCTTCTGCCTGCCTATCGGGGAAGAGTTCCGGTAAATTGGGTGCTCGTGAATGGGGAGAAACGGACGGGGGTTACACTCCACCATATGATCGAAAAGCCGGATGCAGGCGATATTGTTGGGCAGAAAGTCATTACCATAGAGTTTAATGACACAGCCCGGACCCTGTATGACAAGCTCTGCATGACTGCCGGCACATTGCTCGAGGAAGTCCTCCCCCTTATCAAAGAAGGAAAAGCCCCGCGGATTCCGCAGGATCTGACACAAGGGAGCTATTTCGGCGGGCGCAGACCGGAAGATGGACGCATAAACTGGAGCTGGCCGGCAATGAGAATTTATAATCTCATCCGGGCGGTAACCGGGCCCTATCCGGGTGCATTTGCCTTTTTGCCCGGTGGTGAAAAAATATTGATCTGGTGGGCGCTTCCCGAAGAAGATGGTGTTCACGATCATCTTCCCGGACAGATAGAGGTTGAGAACAGTTATGTTTTTGTCAGAACGGGTGAGGGGCGGGTAAAACTTGTTGATATCGAAAC contains:
- a CDS encoding aminotransferase class I/II-fold pyridoxal phosphate-dependent enzyme → MKIRENFLPLSRPSIGDREIEGVVECLKSGWITTGPACKAFEDKFRELTGASHAVSLSSATAGMHLVLLALGIGEGDEIITPSMTFASTVNMIVMLGARPVFVDIHHDTLNMNPELLEEKISPKTKAIIPVHFAGAPVDMDRILGIAERYNLTVIEDAAHAVGTYYKGVHAGGFGHIAIFSFHPIKNITSGEGGMITHSDEKLEKQLRLLRFHGIERDAWKRYGKGGNPEYDIHQPGFKYNLPDMQAALGLAQLSRLNEINCRRAEIAALYRGGLKDTAGLELPGIPEYPHVHAWHLFIIKVLSMDRGLFMEKLSEYNIGYGLHFPACHLLQYIKNQFGNGEGMLPETEHAAGKIISLPLFPDMADDDVSYVCEAIKEILKS
- a CDS encoding glycosyltransferase, whose amino-acid sequence is MSSQPMISLVIPVYNEEKNLHALMERIRPVMQNMGKPYEIILIDDGSRDDSLSILKSFSTQPEVKVVELVRNYGQHAAILAGFSIVRGDITITLDADLQNPPEEIPKLVKEMEDGNYDVVGTIRKSRKDSLFRILPSKLINIVTRRITKVRMTDWGCMLRAYRRPVVERMIACHEHATFIPALATFFGKRVTEIEVAHEERYGGKTNYSLRKLINLQFDLISSFSDLPMKLLMYGGIGMALGGVCFGILLAVARLLYGALWAAQGVFTLFAILFVFVGLQFFAFGIIGEYIGRIYREVRKRPEYVIEKVHSSENAKDMQ
- a CDS encoding formyltransferase, producing MRAVVFAYHNMGICGLEALQRAGFTIAAIFSHKDDPGENCWFDSVVEWAKKNHIDVFCPDNVNVPEWIRQVSRLAPDVIFSFYYRSMLSRDILTIPASGAYNLHGSLLPAYRGRVPVNWVLVNGEKRTGVTLHHMIEKPDAGDIVGQKVITIEFNDTARTLYDKLCMTAGTLLEEVLPLIKEGKAPRIPQDLTQGSYFGGRRPEDGRINWSWPAMRIYNLIRAVTGPYPGAFAFLPGGEKILIWWALPEEDGVHDHLPGQIEVENSYVFVRTGEGRVKLVDIETAGSRMKNDLIFHYFKGKEGLVLT